The following coding sequences are from one Zonotrichia albicollis isolate bZonAlb1 chromosome 13, bZonAlb1.hap1, whole genome shotgun sequence window:
- the CYLD gene encoding ubiquitin carboxyl-terminal hydrolase CYLD isoform X2, which produces MNSGLWSQEKASSSYWEERIFYLLLQECSVIDKQTQKLLKVPKGSIGQFFQDRSSVAHSRNIPCKGKKLQIGLKILEQPHAILFVDEKDVIEINEKLAELLLAITNCEERYSLFKSKSRLAKGVQIDIGSPVRVQLRSGDEKYPGVVRFRGPLMQERSLTGIYFGVELLEEGRGQGFTDGQYQGKQLFRCDEDCGVFVALDKLELVEDDDNELESDYAAPVDTMQDNPIGNWDGRYNGIQLCSFASVESTLLLHINDVIPETVSQDRRPPKLAYTSRSGDKGLFNHSKPKAIGSTSEPGNRSRSEVFYTLNGSSVDSQPQTKTKSPWYMDEAAEDPSKSLTDSSSGFGHSSPPLQPPLTNSVSTENRFHSLPFSLTKTTSTNGTMGHSPLSLSVQSVMGDVNTTATQESPSAASPVGNSHGLEAGSLAEVKENPPFYGVIRWIGQPPGVNEVLAGLELEDECAGCTDGTFKGTRYFTCAPKKALFVKLKSCRPDSRFASLQPVSNQIERCNSLAFGGYLSEVVEENTPPKMEKEGLETMIGKKKGIQGHYNSCYLDSTLFCLFSFSSVLDTVLLRPKEINDVEYYSETQELLRTEIVNPLRIYGYVCATKIMKLRKILEKVEAASGFTSEEKDPEEFLNILFHHILRVEPLLKIRSAGQKVQDCYFYQIFMDKNEKVGVPTIQQLLEWSFINSNLKFAEAPSCLIIQMPRFGKDFKMFNKIFPSLELNITDLLEDTPRQCRICRGLAMYECRECYEDTDISAGKIKQFCKTCNTQVHLHPKRQSHKFNPLSLPKDLPDWDWRHGCIPSQKMELFAVLCIETSHYVAFVKYGRDDSAWLFFDSMADRDGGQNGFNIPQVTPCPEVGEYLKMSLEELHSLDSRKIQGCARRLLCDAYMCMYQSPTMSLYK; this is translated from the exons ATGAATTCAGGCTTATGGAGTCAAGAAAAAGCGAGTTCATCCTATTGGGAAGAGAGGATCTTTTACTTGCTTCTCCAGGAATGCAGTGTCATAGACAAGCAGACTCAAAAGCTCTTGAAAGTGCCCAAAGGTAGCATTGGGCAGTTTTTTCAAGACCGTTCTTCTGTGGCACACTCCAGAAATATTCCATGTAAAGGCAAGAAACTGCAGATTGGATTAAAGATTCTGGAACAACCTCATGCAATCTTGTTTGTGGATGAGAAGGATGTTAtagaaattaatgaaaaactAGCTGAGTTGCTTCTGGCTATTACTAACTGTGAGGAAAGATACAGTTTGTTTAAGAGCAAAAGCAGGTTAGCTAAAGGAGTGCAGATAGATATTGGCTCTCCTGTCAGAGTGCAGCTGAGGTCAGGGGATGAGAAATATCCTGGAGTTGTTCGCTTCAGGGGACCCTTAATGCAAGAAAGGTCCCTCACAGGGATATACTTTGGAGTAGAGTTGCTG GAAGAAGGTCGTGGTCAGGGCTTTACTGATGGACAGTACCAAGGCAAGCAGCTTTTCAGATGTGATGAggattgtggggtttttgttgctTTGGACAAACTGGAGCTGGTGGAAGATGATGACAATGAACTGGAAAGTGACTATGCAGCTCCAGTTGACACAATGCAG gATAATCCGATTGGAAACTGGGATGGAAGATATAATGGAATACAGCTGTGCAGTTTTGCAAGTGTTGAAAGTACACTTCTTTTGCATATCAATGATGTTATTCCAG AGACTGTGTCCCAGGACAGGAGACCTCCCAAGCTTGCCTATACCTCAAGAAGTGGAGACAAAGGCTTGTTCAATCATAGTAAGCCAAAGGCTATAG GATCTACCTCTGAACCTGGAAATAGAAGCAGATCTGAAGTCTTCTACACATTAAATGGCTCATCAGTTGACTCTCAGCCTCAAACAAAAACCAAGTCCCCATGGTATATGGATGAAG CTGCTGAAGACCCTTCAAAGTCACTTACTGATTCATCTTCTGGATTTGGGCATTCTTCACCACCACTGCAGCCACCTTTAACAAACTCTGTGTCTACAGAAAACAGATTTCACTCCCTCCCCTTTAGCTTGACAAAAACAACAAGTACTAATGGTACTATGGGACATAGTCCTCTCTCTTTATCTGTTCAGTCTGTCATGGGTGATGTGAATACTACAGCTACCCAGGAGAGTCCATCAGCAGCAAGCCCAGTTGGAAACTCACATGGTCTTGAAGCAGGTTCCTTGGCTGAAGTTAAAGAAAATCCTCCTTTCTATGGAGTAATCCGCTGGATTGGCCAGCCCCCTGGAGTAAATGAAGTGTTAGCAGGACTGGAACTG gaagaTGAATGTGCAGGCTGCACGGACGGGACATTTAAAGGAACTCGCTACTTCACGTGTGCTCCAAAGAAAGCTCTTTTTGTAAAACTCAAAAGCTGCAGGCCAGACTCCAGGTTTGCCTCACTCCAGCCTGTTTCCAACCAGATCGAGCGCTGCAACTCTCTAG CCTTTGGAGGTTACTTAAGTGAAGTGGTAGAAGAAAACACTCCtccaaaaatggaaaaagaaggTTTAGAGACAATGATTGGAAAGAAGAAAGGTATCCAGGGTCATTACAACTCCTGTTACCTAGACTCCACCTTATTCTG CCTGTTTTCTTTTAGCTCTGTTTTGGACACTGTGCTACTCAGACCTAAAGAAATTAATGATGTTGAGTATTATAGTGAgactcaggagctgctgaggacaGAGATTGTGAATCCTCTGAGAAT ATACGGATATGTATGTGCTACAAAAATAATGAAACTGAGGAAAATACTTGAAAAAGTTGAGGCGGCATCAGGATTtacttcagaggaaaaag ATCCGGAAgaatttttgaatattttatttcaccATATTCTGAGAGTTGAGCCACTGTTGAAAATAAG ATCAGCTGGACAGAAAGTACAAGATTGTTACTTCTATCAGATTTTTATGGACAAAAATGAGAAAGTTGGAGTCCCAACAATTCAGCAGTTACTGGAGTGGTCTTTCATCAACAGCAACTTGAAGTTTGCAGAG GCACCCTCTTGCCTGATTATCCAGATGCCCCGGTTTGGAAAAGACTTCAAAATGTTCAATAAAATTTTTCCATCCTTGGAATTAAATATAACAGACTTACTTGAAGACA ctcccaggcagtGCCGTATCTGCAGAGGGCTCGCTATGTACGAGTGCAGGGAGTGTTATGAAGACACTGATATTTCTGCTGGCAAAATCAAGCAGTTCTGCAAAACATGCAATACACAG GTTCATCTTCATCCCAAGAGACAGAGTCACAAATTCAATCCGCTGTCGCTGCCGAAGGACCTGCCGGACTGGGACTGGCGGCACGGCTGCATCCCCTCGCAGAAGATGGAGCTCTTTGCCGTGCTGTGCATCGAGACCAGCCACTACGTGGCCTTCGTCAAGTACGGCCGCGACGACTCCGCCTGGCTCTTCTTCGACAGCATGGCCGACCGGGATG GAGGTCAGAATGGCTTTAACATTCCACAAGTTACCCCATGTCCAGAAGTTGGTGAATACCTGAAGATGTCTCTAGAGGAATTGCATTCACTGGATTCCCGGAAAATCCAAGGCTGTGCACGAAGACTGCTTTGTGATGCTTACATGTGCATGTATCAAAGTCCAACAATGAGTTTATACAAATGA
- the CYLD gene encoding ubiquitin carboxyl-terminal hydrolase CYLD isoform X1, whose translation MNSGLWSQEKASSSYWEERIFYLLLQECSVIDKQTQKLLKVPKGSIGQFFQDRSSVAHSRNIPCKGKKLQIGLKILEQPHAILFVDEKDVIEINEKLAELLLAITNCEERYSLFKSKSRLAKGVQIDIGSPVRVQLRSGDEKYPGVVRFRGPLMQERSLTGIYFGVELLEEGRGQGFTDGQYQGKQLFRCDEDCGVFVALDKLELVEDDDNELESDYAAPVDTMQVELPPLEINSRVSLKIGESIEYGTVIFCDVLPGNESLGYVVGVDMDNPIGNWDGRYNGIQLCSFASVESTLLLHINDVIPETVSQDRRPPKLAYTSRSGDKGLFNHSKPKAIGSTSEPGNRSRSEVFYTLNGSSVDSQPQTKTKSPWYMDEAAEDPSKSLTDSSSGFGHSSPPLQPPLTNSVSTENRFHSLPFSLTKTTSTNGTMGHSPLSLSVQSVMGDVNTTATQESPSAASPVGNSHGLEAGSLAEVKENPPFYGVIRWIGQPPGVNEVLAGLELEDECAGCTDGTFKGTRYFTCAPKKALFVKLKSCRPDSRFASLQPVSNQIERCNSLAFGGYLSEVVEENTPPKMEKEGLETMIGKKKGIQGHYNSCYLDSTLFCLFSFSSVLDTVLLRPKEINDVEYYSETQELLRTEIVNPLRIYGYVCATKIMKLRKILEKVEAASGFTSEEKDPEEFLNILFHHILRVEPLLKIRSAGQKVQDCYFYQIFMDKNEKVGVPTIQQLLEWSFINSNLKFAEAPSCLIIQMPRFGKDFKMFNKIFPSLELNITDLLEDTPRQCRICRGLAMYECRECYEDTDISAGKIKQFCKTCNTQVHLHPKRQSHKFNPLSLPKDLPDWDWRHGCIPSQKMELFAVLCIETSHYVAFVKYGRDDSAWLFFDSMADRDGGQNGFNIPQVTPCPEVGEYLKMSLEELHSLDSRKIQGCARRLLCDAYMCMYQSPTMSLYK comes from the exons ATGAATTCAGGCTTATGGAGTCAAGAAAAAGCGAGTTCATCCTATTGGGAAGAGAGGATCTTTTACTTGCTTCTCCAGGAATGCAGTGTCATAGACAAGCAGACTCAAAAGCTCTTGAAAGTGCCCAAAGGTAGCATTGGGCAGTTTTTTCAAGACCGTTCTTCTGTGGCACACTCCAGAAATATTCCATGTAAAGGCAAGAAACTGCAGATTGGATTAAAGATTCTGGAACAACCTCATGCAATCTTGTTTGTGGATGAGAAGGATGTTAtagaaattaatgaaaaactAGCTGAGTTGCTTCTGGCTATTACTAACTGTGAGGAAAGATACAGTTTGTTTAAGAGCAAAAGCAGGTTAGCTAAAGGAGTGCAGATAGATATTGGCTCTCCTGTCAGAGTGCAGCTGAGGTCAGGGGATGAGAAATATCCTGGAGTTGTTCGCTTCAGGGGACCCTTAATGCAAGAAAGGTCCCTCACAGGGATATACTTTGGAGTAGAGTTGCTG GAAGAAGGTCGTGGTCAGGGCTTTACTGATGGACAGTACCAAGGCAAGCAGCTTTTCAGATGTGATGAggattgtggggtttttgttgctTTGGACAAACTGGAGCTGGTGGAAGATGATGACAATGAACTGGAAAGTGACTATGCAGCTCCAGTTGACACAATGCAGGTAGAACTTCCTCCTCTGGAGATCAACTCCAGGGTTTCTCTGAAGATAGGAGAGAGTATAGAGTATGGCACAGTTATATTCTGTGATGTCTTACCAGGAAACGAAAGTTTAGGATACGTTGTTGGAGTGGACATG gATAATCCGATTGGAAACTGGGATGGAAGATATAATGGAATACAGCTGTGCAGTTTTGCAAGTGTTGAAAGTACACTTCTTTTGCATATCAATGATGTTATTCCAG AGACTGTGTCCCAGGACAGGAGACCTCCCAAGCTTGCCTATACCTCAAGAAGTGGAGACAAAGGCTTGTTCAATCATAGTAAGCCAAAGGCTATAG GATCTACCTCTGAACCTGGAAATAGAAGCAGATCTGAAGTCTTCTACACATTAAATGGCTCATCAGTTGACTCTCAGCCTCAAACAAAAACCAAGTCCCCATGGTATATGGATGAAG CTGCTGAAGACCCTTCAAAGTCACTTACTGATTCATCTTCTGGATTTGGGCATTCTTCACCACCACTGCAGCCACCTTTAACAAACTCTGTGTCTACAGAAAACAGATTTCACTCCCTCCCCTTTAGCTTGACAAAAACAACAAGTACTAATGGTACTATGGGACATAGTCCTCTCTCTTTATCTGTTCAGTCTGTCATGGGTGATGTGAATACTACAGCTACCCAGGAGAGTCCATCAGCAGCAAGCCCAGTTGGAAACTCACATGGTCTTGAAGCAGGTTCCTTGGCTGAAGTTAAAGAAAATCCTCCTTTCTATGGAGTAATCCGCTGGATTGGCCAGCCCCCTGGAGTAAATGAAGTGTTAGCAGGACTGGAACTG gaagaTGAATGTGCAGGCTGCACGGACGGGACATTTAAAGGAACTCGCTACTTCACGTGTGCTCCAAAGAAAGCTCTTTTTGTAAAACTCAAAAGCTGCAGGCCAGACTCCAGGTTTGCCTCACTCCAGCCTGTTTCCAACCAGATCGAGCGCTGCAACTCTCTAG CCTTTGGAGGTTACTTAAGTGAAGTGGTAGAAGAAAACACTCCtccaaaaatggaaaaagaaggTTTAGAGACAATGATTGGAAAGAAGAAAGGTATCCAGGGTCATTACAACTCCTGTTACCTAGACTCCACCTTATTCTG CCTGTTTTCTTTTAGCTCTGTTTTGGACACTGTGCTACTCAGACCTAAAGAAATTAATGATGTTGAGTATTATAGTGAgactcaggagctgctgaggacaGAGATTGTGAATCCTCTGAGAAT ATACGGATATGTATGTGCTACAAAAATAATGAAACTGAGGAAAATACTTGAAAAAGTTGAGGCGGCATCAGGATTtacttcagaggaaaaag ATCCGGAAgaatttttgaatattttatttcaccATATTCTGAGAGTTGAGCCACTGTTGAAAATAAG ATCAGCTGGACAGAAAGTACAAGATTGTTACTTCTATCAGATTTTTATGGACAAAAATGAGAAAGTTGGAGTCCCAACAATTCAGCAGTTACTGGAGTGGTCTTTCATCAACAGCAACTTGAAGTTTGCAGAG GCACCCTCTTGCCTGATTATCCAGATGCCCCGGTTTGGAAAAGACTTCAAAATGTTCAATAAAATTTTTCCATCCTTGGAATTAAATATAACAGACTTACTTGAAGACA ctcccaggcagtGCCGTATCTGCAGAGGGCTCGCTATGTACGAGTGCAGGGAGTGTTATGAAGACACTGATATTTCTGCTGGCAAAATCAAGCAGTTCTGCAAAACATGCAATACACAG GTTCATCTTCATCCCAAGAGACAGAGTCACAAATTCAATCCGCTGTCGCTGCCGAAGGACCTGCCGGACTGGGACTGGCGGCACGGCTGCATCCCCTCGCAGAAGATGGAGCTCTTTGCCGTGCTGTGCATCGAGACCAGCCACTACGTGGCCTTCGTCAAGTACGGCCGCGACGACTCCGCCTGGCTCTTCTTCGACAGCATGGCCGACCGGGATG GAGGTCAGAATGGCTTTAACATTCCACAAGTTACCCCATGTCCAGAAGTTGGTGAATACCTGAAGATGTCTCTAGAGGAATTGCATTCACTGGATTCCCGGAAAATCCAAGGCTGTGCACGAAGACTGCTTTGTGATGCTTACATGTGCATGTATCAAAGTCCAACAATGAGTTTATACAAATGA